From Staphylothermus hellenicus DSM 12710, a single genomic window includes:
- a CDS encoding PqqD family protein, translating into MIFKRSKGIRIERERWLKSIPIRVVEDYTEDDDGIVTILVELEYKGLIGKIIKAISITPPPKYKRIVLDKIGSIVWKMCDGEHTVENIVKKIASITGLSRRNVELAVYHYIKTLVMKGLIELKIPEK; encoded by the coding sequence ATGATATTCAAAAGATCTAAAGGTATAAGAATTGAGAGGGAGCGATGGCTTAAATCAATTCCTATACGTGTAGTTGAAGACTATACAGAGGATGATGATGGCATAGTTACAATCCTCGTCGAGCTCGAATATAAGGGTTTGATCGGTAAAATAATTAAGGCGATCTCTATAACTCCGCCGCCGAAATATAAAAGAATAGTACTCGACAAAATAGGATCTATCGTGTGGAAAATGTGTGATGGAGAACACACCGTTGAAAACATAGTTAAGAAAATAGCATCTATAACCGGTCTTTCCAGGAGAAATGTTGAATTAGCTGTTTACCACTATATAAAAACACTTGTAATGAAGGGCCTGATAGAATTAAAAATCCCGGAGAAATAG
- a CDS encoding glycogen/starch synthase, with amino-acid sequence MKIWLLTFESTYTRKVGGLAEVPPRLGTALKNKGHDVTVIVPSHGFVKEHSKELEFIKKYEIRNKTIEIYKYSKPPVEHVIIGGDILEESEVYASEYLLEKIILWSIGLKLYAEYILSSEGIIPDIIHANDWHSVPGIIGLKSVYDIKGSRNYVGFYYQIHLLSRHYYPFEQLTYMIGVDPNKEIRGIYGWKTFKEYYELSHGYADRLGGLLSDKTLTVSREYIKEVVKRVGWDLMEHVDYIPNATTWKTEEIISNVLKIHEDLKTYIKDLNDIVSNRINIRKYFLLEGLGKMSGGEPVIDDREFREFIDKIDIPPFIGGGKIYPFKEDGPLAIITGRLARQKGIHVFLKAVEKITYRVPGAKFVLLLLPVWGEKKLAEELIEYTITMPDNIRVVFGRAKSIYQLAHLAADIMIAPSIYEPFGLMALEAMSAGAPVVASKTGGLAETVIDIIANGVMGTGLHVTPGDPDDLADKTSDLLLFMNTINYQLWSHEWKSILERINNKALVEILLSNPKAPELIRRSSIRRALSYTWDKSAEKALKIYVGARK; translated from the coding sequence TTGAAAATATGGCTTTTAACGTTTGAATCAACCTATACTAGAAAGGTTGGTGGATTAGCAGAAGTTCCTCCCAGACTAGGTACTGCCTTAAAGAATAAAGGCCATGATGTAACTGTTATTGTTCCAAGTCATGGATTCGTAAAAGAGCACTCTAAAGAATTAGAGTTCATAAAGAAGTATGAGATTAGAAATAAAACAATAGAAATATATAAGTATTCGAAGCCTCCAGTAGAACATGTTATTATTGGAGGAGACATACTAGAGGAAAGCGAAGTATATGCTTCAGAATACCTATTAGAAAAAATTATTCTATGGAGTATAGGGTTAAAACTATATGCAGAATATATTCTGAGTAGTGAAGGAATAATACCAGATATTATTCACGCTAATGACTGGCACAGTGTTCCAGGAATCATAGGTTTAAAATCAGTCTACGATATCAAAGGATCAAGAAATTATGTGGGCTTCTATTATCAAATACATTTACTGTCTAGGCACTATTATCCCTTTGAACAACTGACTTATATGATAGGAGTAGATCCGAATAAGGAGATCCGCGGTATTTATGGATGGAAAACATTTAAGGAATACTATGAGTTATCACATGGATACGCTGATAGATTAGGAGGATTGCTCAGTGATAAAACACTTACAGTTAGCCGGGAATATATTAAGGAAGTAGTTAAGAGGGTAGGATGGGATCTAATGGAACACGTCGACTACATACCTAATGCTACAACTTGGAAAACAGAGGAGATAATAAGTAATGTCCTAAAAATACATGAGGATCTTAAAACATATATTAAAGATCTTAACGACATCGTATCGAACCGTATCAATATTAGAAAGTATTTCTTACTTGAAGGTCTAGGAAAAATGAGTGGTGGAGAACCAGTTATTGATGATAGAGAATTCAGAGAATTCATAGATAAAATAGATATTCCCCCCTTTATTGGCGGAGGTAAAATATATCCTTTCAAAGAAGACGGCCCTCTAGCCATCATTACTGGTAGACTGGCTAGGCAGAAGGGTATACATGTATTTCTCAAAGCTGTCGAGAAGATAACTTATCGAGTACCAGGTGCAAAATTTGTTTTACTATTACTACCTGTTTGGGGCGAGAAAAAATTAGCTGAAGAACTAATAGAGTATACTATAACAATGCCTGACAATATTCGAGTGGTCTTCGGGAGAGCGAAAAGCATTTATCAGCTAGCCCATCTCGCAGCAGATATAATGATTGCTCCAAGCATATATGAACCATTTGGATTAATGGCTCTCGAAGCAATGTCTGCAGGAGCACCTGTAGTTGCTAGCAAGACTGGTGGATTAGCTGAAACAGTCATAGACATTATTGCAAACGGTGTTATGGGTACGGGATTACACGTTACCCCCGGAGATCCAGACGATCTTGCCGATAAAACAAGTGACCTCCTATTATTCATGAATACAATTAATTACCAACTATGGAGCCATGAATGGAAAAGTATTCTGGAGAGAATAAATAATAAAGCACTGGTTGAAATATTATTATCGAATCCTAAAGCGCCAGAACTCATTAGAAGATCAAGTATTAGAAGAGCCCTAAGCTATACATGGGATAAATCAGCTGAAAAAGCTTTAAAAATATATGTGGGAGCTAGAAAATGA
- a CDS encoding alpha-amylase/4-alpha-glucanotransferase domain-containing protein, whose product MARINFIFTIHFHQPTGQLEWVNRRIFENSYRLLLDIMKSYADLKFTVHISGPLLLWLLDNYPEWINEMARLGDYGTVEFLAGSMGEAILPLLPSEDRYYQVREYLRFFEKIFGYKPKGLWLPERVWEPSLPEPLAKNGVEYVFIDDSTLYRAGRSSDNAYYAWITEEGGNIVKLFFIDTALRYVLPWRTSEEVFNYMLSKGDEEGNRVIVWGSDAEKFGEWKDPGWARWWLNDFLSKIRSRRHEINMVHPIEYLREYGARGLMYLPTGSYDKMLEWSNGFFRNFLIKYRESNNMHKKMLWVRRKLKNAPEVADEAWRYYHLAQCNDAYWHGLFGGIYLSHLRQAIYEYYLKAERLAEEAMGYYDEEPLHIYYIDFDYDGRNEYLFETKKLNLYFKPDDGGTLFEFDVKAKDLEHNIQDTMTRYREPYLEGVKFNPDWYRRVSLRIHLWAPDTSIWDWINNTPFKDQSDLALKKHSASLTKDDVLVMRALGGHYVYGMEPAKILAEKKIRILDKGLLTDYRIVNHGNRVVNTIIGLEYHVAPKIDRTGKGKPIGYEVKDGFHRSNEYWVGEYDKVVIKSSVYPDIILESKNTDQVWVAPLNSLARTDKGMQEIFQGIAIMFVKNIELKPGEEFRSTVKYYVAPQ is encoded by the coding sequence TTGGCTAGGATAAACTTTATATTCACAATTCACTTTCATCAACCAACAGGCCAGCTTGAATGGGTTAATAGGAGAATATTTGAGAATAGCTATAGGTTGTTACTCGATATTATGAAGAGTTATGCCGACTTAAAATTTACAGTACATATAAGCGGCCCCTTACTCTTATGGTTACTGGATAATTATCCTGAATGGATAAATGAAATGGCTAGGCTCGGAGACTACGGTACTGTCGAGTTTTTAGCTGGAAGTATGGGTGAAGCTATTCTACCACTGCTTCCCTCGGAGGATAGATATTATCAGGTAAGAGAATATCTTAGGTTCTTCGAAAAAATATTCGGGTATAAACCTAAAGGGTTATGGCTCCCGGAGAGAGTATGGGAGCCTAGTCTTCCAGAACCATTAGCTAAGAACGGGGTTGAATACGTGTTCATAGATGATTCAACACTGTATAGAGCTGGGCGAAGCAGTGATAATGCATACTATGCATGGATTACTGAGGAGGGAGGAAACATTGTTAAATTATTCTTTATCGATACAGCTCTGAGATATGTTCTTCCTTGGAGAACTAGTGAAGAAGTATTCAACTATATGCTTTCGAAAGGAGATGAGGAGGGAAATAGAGTAATCGTGTGGGGTAGTGATGCTGAGAAGTTCGGTGAATGGAAAGATCCGGGATGGGCTAGGTGGTGGTTGAACGACTTCCTATCTAAAATTAGGAGTAGAAGACACGAAATAAACATGGTTCATCCAATTGAGTATCTAAGAGAATATGGTGCTAGAGGATTAATGTATTTACCTACTGGAAGCTATGATAAAATGCTGGAATGGAGCAATGGTTTCTTCCGGAACTTCTTGATTAAGTATAGAGAAAGCAATAATATGCATAAAAAAATGTTGTGGGTAAGGAGAAAACTCAAGAACGCGCCAGAAGTAGCTGATGAGGCGTGGAGATATTATCACTTAGCACAATGCAATGATGCTTACTGGCATGGATTATTTGGTGGAATATATTTGTCCCATCTAAGACAAGCAATATACGAGTACTATTTGAAAGCAGAAAGGCTAGCTGAGGAAGCTATGGGCTATTATGATGAGGAGCCTCTACACATATATTATATTGATTTCGACTATGATGGTAGAAACGAGTACTTGTTTGAGACTAAAAAGCTTAATCTTTATTTCAAGCCAGATGATGGTGGTACGCTTTTTGAATTTGATGTGAAAGCTAAGGATCTAGAACATAATATTCAAGATACCATGACACGGTATCGGGAACCATATCTTGAAGGGGTAAAGTTTAACCCTGACTGGTATAGGAGGGTTAGTCTACGAATACATCTCTGGGCTCCCGATACTTCTATTTGGGACTGGATTAATAATACGCCTTTTAAGGATCAAAGCGATCTTGCCCTGAAAAAGCATAGTGCATCTCTGACAAAAGATGACGTACTAGTAATGAGAGCTCTTGGAGGACACTATGTTTACGGTATGGAACCAGCCAAGATCCTTGCTGAAAAGAAGATCAGGATCTTAGATAAGGGTTTACTAACTGATTATAGAATAGTTAATCATGGTAATAGAGTTGTAAATACAATAATAGGGTTGGAATACCATGTAGCTCCAAAGATTGATAGGACAGGTAAGGGGAAACCAATTGGTTATGAAGTAAAAGATGGTTTCCACCGCTCGAATGAGTACTGGGTTGGAGAATATGATAAAGTTGTAATTAAAAGTTCCGTGTACCCGGATATCATACTTGAATCTAAAAATACCGATCAAGTATGGGTGGCGCCATTAAATAGTCTAGCTAGGACGGATAAGGGGATGCAGGAAATATTCCAGGGGATAGCGATCATGTTTGTGAAGAATATTGAGCTGAAGCCTGGAGAAGAATTCAGATCCACTGTTAAGTACTATGTGGCTCCACAATAA
- a CDS encoding glycoside hydrolase family 1 protein, producing MIRFPDYFLFGTATSSHQIEGNNIFNDWWEWETKGKLKVRSGRACNHWELYKEDIQLMAELGYSAYRFSIEWSRIFPRKDHIDYDSLNKYKEIVNLLRKYGIEPVITLHHFTNPQWFMKIGGWTREENIKYFIEYVELIASEIKDAKIWITINEPIIYVLQGYISGEWPPGIKNLKIADQVTKNLLKAHNEAYNILHKHGVVGIAKNMIAFKPGSNKRKDIDMYNKVDKAFNWGFLDGILMGELETLHGKYRVEPGNIDFIGINYYSSYLVKYTWNPFKLHIKVEPLDTGLWTTMGYCIYPRGIYEVVMKTHERYGKEIIITENGVAVENDELRILSIIRHLQYLYKAMNEGANVKGYFYWSLMDNFEWDKGFDQRFGLVEVDYKTFERKPRKSAYVYSQIARSKTISDEYLEKYGLKNPE from the coding sequence TTGATAAGATTTCCTGATTATTTCCTCTTTGGAACGGCTACATCATCACACCAGATCGAGGGCAATAATATATTTAATGATTGGTGGGAGTGGGAGACTAAAGGCAAGCTAAAGGTGAGATCAGGTAGGGCATGTAATCATTGGGAACTCTATAAAGAAGACATACAGCTTATGGCTGAGCTGGGATATAGTGCTTATAGATTCTCTATAGAGTGGAGTAGAATATTTCCAAGAAAAGATCATATAGATTATGATTCACTTAACAAGTATAAGGAAATAGTTAATCTACTTAGAAAGTACGGAATAGAACCCGTAATCACACTTCATCATTTTACAAATCCACAATGGTTTATGAAAATTGGTGGATGGACTAGGGAAGAGAACATAAAGTATTTCATAGAATACGTTGAGCTTATAGCTTCTGAGATAAAAGATGCGAAAATATGGATCACTATTAATGAGCCAATAATATATGTTTTACAAGGATATATTTCTGGTGAGTGGCCGCCTGGAATTAAAAATTTGAAAATAGCTGATCAAGTAACTAAGAATCTTTTAAAAGCACATAATGAAGCCTATAATATACTTCATAAGCACGGCGTTGTAGGTATAGCCAAGAACATGATAGCTTTTAAACCAGGCTCTAATAAGCGAAAAGATATTGATATGTATAATAAAGTCGATAAAGCATTCAATTGGGGATTTCTCGACGGAATATTAATGGGTGAACTAGAGACTCTCCATGGAAAATACCGCGTTGAACCCGGAAATATTGATTTCATAGGTATAAACTATTATTCCTCATACCTTGTAAAATATACTTGGAATCCCTTCAAACTACATATAAAAGTCGAACCATTAGATACGGGTCTATGGACAACTATGGGTTACTGCATATATCCTAGGGGAATATATGAAGTTGTTATGAAAACACATGAAAGGTACGGCAAAGAAATAATCATTACAGAGAACGGTGTTGCCGTAGAAAACGATGAATTAAGGATTTTATCCATTATTAGGCACTTACAATACCTATATAAAGCCATGAATGAAGGAGCAAATGTGAAAGGGTATTTCTACTGGAGCCTCATGGATAATTTTGAATGGGATAAAGGATTTGACCAGAGATTTGGACTAGTAGAAGTTGATTATAAGACTTTCGAGAGAAAACCTAGAAAAAGCGCGTATGTATATAGTCAAATCGCTCGATCCAAGACTATAAGTGATGAATACCTAGAAAAATATGGGTTAAAGAACCCTGAATAA
- a CDS encoding MFS transporter: protein MYLRKSLSVILLVLIAVFFMADQNLLPPNYQYIMREFGISEVQMGLVSSIFVATSAVITILWGFLADIASRKKLLLIGVYLGEIPCFLTAFVTSYWQLLFLRLLTGIGIGSIIPIAYTLIADMYEEARRGRGYGYIETSFGAGTLVGMILAGIISNWRPPFIYVSVPNWILAPLFYIVFEEPKKGSGEKVLREAYEKGVEYTYKISLAAVKKSFETVTNILIFIQGIIGTIPWGVLVYWIVSFLMVARGMSKETATMVLLLLGIATVIGGLMGGFLGDFAERKKRGGRAILTGLAIFAGMLVTIYLLIYPLPSNPTFLDWVFLGLYSIGLIQLISYAGPNVRAIISQVNLPEDRGTVFGIFNILDNVGRAIGPVFGGALIEYFRSIGYSNPDAYLWALIVSALFWIPCSLIWIFIYKKYPEDRDEIIRILEERVKVLSKAR, encoded by the coding sequence ATGTATCTCCGTAAATCCCTATCAGTCATATTGCTGGTTCTTATAGCTGTGTTCTTCATGGCTGATCAAAATCTTTTACCTCCTAATTACCAATATATTATGAGGGAATTCGGTATATCTGAGGTTCAAATGGGGCTTGTTTCATCAATATTTGTTGCTACTAGTGCAGTCATCACTATATTGTGGGGTTTCTTGGCCGATATTGCTTCGAGGAAGAAATTATTGCTTATAGGAGTGTATTTGGGGGAGATTCCTTGTTTTCTCACAGCGTTCGTAACTAGTTATTGGCAGTTATTGTTTTTAAGACTCCTAACAGGGATAGGTATAGGATCAATCATACCTATAGCATATACATTAATAGCAGATATGTATGAAGAAGCGAGGAGAGGGCGTGGATACGGTTATATAGAAACCTCGTTTGGTGCGGGAACACTTGTTGGAATGATATTAGCGGGGATAATTTCAAATTGGAGGCCTCCCTTCATATATGTATCTGTTCCTAACTGGATACTTGCACCATTGTTCTATATAGTATTTGAAGAGCCTAAGAAGGGTTCCGGTGAAAAGGTTCTTAGAGAAGCATATGAGAAAGGTGTTGAATATACTTATAAGATTTCATTAGCTGCAGTTAAGAAGAGCTTTGAAACCGTTACAAACATTTTAATATTTATACAAGGTATTATTGGAACAATTCCCTGGGGAGTCTTAGTTTACTGGATTGTGTCTTTCCTCATGGTAGCTAGGGGTATGTCAAAGGAAACCGCTACGATGGTTCTTCTATTGTTGGGAATAGCTACTGTTATAGGCGGTTTAATGGGCGGTTTTCTAGGTGATTTTGCGGAGAGAAAGAAGAGGGGTGGGAGAGCAATACTTACCGGGCTAGCTATTTTTGCGGGAATGCTTGTAACAATATATTTGCTAATATATCCATTACCAAGTAATCCTACATTTCTGGATTGGGTATTTCTAGGACTCTATAGTATTGGATTAATACAATTAATTAGCTATGCAGGCCCTAATGTTAGAGCCATAATATCACAAGTAAACCTTCCAGAGGATCGTGGAACTGTTTTCGGCATATTCAATATTCTCGACAATGTTGGACGCGCCATAGGCCCTGTTTTCGGAGGAGCATTAATTGAGTATTTTAGGTCGATTGGCTATTCTAATCCAGATGCATATCTATGGGCGCTAATAGTTTCTGCATTATTCTGGATTCCCTGTTCATTGATTTGGATATTTATCTATAAGAAGTATCCAGAGGATAGAGATGAAATAATTAGAATCCTTGAGGAAAGAGTTAAGGTTTTAAGTAAAGCGAGATAA
- a CDS encoding DUF5752 family protein has translation MADIVFMFEVHQPYRLDRNAYNKLLEKALRGRLEPHDLEDIIFDNGLNKLVIERASTKCYIPATKIILENIKRYANSNKPFKVAYSISGVFIEQVKTWKPEVIDLFMELRETGMVEFVEQTYYHSMAAFMPLNDWAELREQILEHRRVMKELFDYEPKSIENTEFSYNNDIAWLFSTMGYKAVLTEGVDWVLGWRSPNYVYRAYGSDIKVLTRNYRLSDDIGYRFSDKNWDQYPLTADKYASWLAATPGDVVFLAIDYETFGEHHWPETGIHEFLRWLPGEILKYNHLYTSTPSDVVDKYPARDVIDVPPWNTISWADERDLSAWLGNHMQRNAFRILVDLRPYVKALDEPEITRIWKLLTISDHLYYIATKFGSIEQVHSYFSPYKNAPDAYAIYVQALSLLAGLIAEKIEQKKYDVARKLVLPMNKSFYFYKPTGEYTGYSASSIKEFLEIISKAPAESILYHLKRRDFQAWFRSVFGLDEIADELDKISSQSLSAEEARKTVSDIIRKFLGST, from the coding sequence TTGGCCGATATTGTGTTCATGTTCGAAGTACATCAACCATATAGGCTGGATAGAAACGCATATAATAAACTGCTCGAAAAAGCTCTGCGCGGAAGACTTGAGCCACATGATCTTGAAGATATTATTTTCGATAATGGCTTGAACAAATTAGTGATAGAGAGGGCTTCTACTAAATGCTATATTCCAGCAACTAAGATAATATTGGAAAACATAAAGAGATATGCTAATAGCAATAAACCATTCAAGGTCGCTTATTCAATTAGTGGTGTTTTCATAGAGCAAGTTAAGACATGGAAACCTGAAGTGATAGATTTATTTATGGAGCTACGTGAAACAGGTATGGTGGAATTTGTTGAGCAAACATATTATCACAGCATGGCCGCTTTCATGCCTTTAAATGATTGGGCTGAGCTGAGAGAACAAATACTCGAGCACCGCAGAGTTATGAAGGAATTATTCGACTATGAACCTAAGAGTATAGAGAATACTGAGTTCTCATACAATAATGATATAGCATGGTTGTTTTCCACGATGGGATACAAAGCTGTATTAACTGAGGGTGTTGACTGGGTTCTCGGATGGAGATCGCCCAATTATGTTTATAGAGCATATGGTAGCGATATCAAGGTTTTAACGAGAAATTATAGGTTAAGCGATGATATAGGTTATAGGTTCAGCGATAAAAACTGGGATCAATATCCATTAACAGCGGATAAATATGCTTCATGGCTAGCTGCAACCCCTGGAGACGTAGTATTTCTCGCAATAGATTATGAGACTTTCGGGGAGCATCACTGGCCGGAAACCGGGATACATGAGTTCTTAAGATGGTTGCCGGGAGAGATATTAAAGTATAATCATCTCTATACTTCGACTCCAAGCGATGTAGTAGACAAGTATCCTGCTAGAGACGTCATAGATGTTCCACCATGGAATACGATTAGCTGGGCTGATGAAAGAGATCTGAGTGCTTGGCTGGGAAACCATATGCAGAGGAATGCGTTCAGGATCCTTGTTGATCTGAGACCTTATGTGAAAGCATTAGACGAGCCCGAGATTACCCGTATTTGGAAGCTTTTAACAATAAGTGATCACCTATACTATATTGCCACAAAGTTTGGAAGCATAGAACAAGTACATAGTTATTTCTCACCATATAAAAACGCGCCAGATGCTTATGCAATATATGTTCAAGCTCTAAGTCTCTTAGCAGGATTAATAGCGGAGAAAATAGAACAGAAAAAATATGATGTAGCAAGAAAACTAGTACTTCCAATGAATAAGTCATTCTACTTCTATAAACCAACAGGGGAATATACAGGATATAGTGCAAGCAGTATAAAGGAATTCCTAGAAATAATTAGTAAAGCCCCAGCAGAATCAATATTATATCATTTAAAAAGAAGAGATTTCCAAGCATGGTTTAGAAGCGTTTTCGGTTTAGACGAAATAGCCGACGAACTAGATAAGATATCTTCTCAATCATTATCAGCGGAGGAAGCTCGGAAAACTGTTTCAGATATAATAAGAAAATTCTTGGGTAGCACATAG
- a CDS encoding winged helix-turn-helix domain-containing protein, which yields MGKRAFYRIIFYSKENGELEPAKIARQLGLQLNTIRKYLKTLEKEGLVERINDKKYQLTSKGLKLKKSIERLSETKTPEPYIITNPSTGEPLQLIVRDYKQLYAVIEYGLAPRNILEEHLKRGYFIEWIKNVFNDDFLAELIEEGQITTIDDLKNYLKEIIGLLTK from the coding sequence TTGGGTAAGAGAGCATTCTATAGAATAATATTTTATAGTAAGGAGAATGGAGAGCTTGAACCAGCAAAAATAGCTCGACAACTAGGGCTTCAACTAAACACTATAAGGAAATACTTGAAAACTCTTGAGAAAGAAGGTTTAGTTGAAAGAATAAATGATAAAAAATACCAGTTAACAAGTAAGGGGTTAAAACTCAAGAAGAGTATCGAAAGACTCAGTGAAACAAAAACACCAGAACCATACATAATAACTAATCCATCAACAGGTGAACCCTTACAACTAATTGTTAGAGACTATAAACAATTATACGCTGTAATAGAATATGGATTAGCTCCAAGGAATATCTTAGAAGAACACTTGAAGAGAGGATATTTTATTGAATGGATAAAAAATGTTTTCAACGATGACTTCTTGGCCGAACTAATTGAGGAAGGACAGATAACAACAATAGATGATCTGAAAAACTATTTAAAAGAAATAATAGGTTTACTAACGAAATAG
- a CDS encoding ABC transporter permease, with the protein MRTTYFIRVLMWKELTDLIRDKKTLFTSILLPLIMLPLIGLLGVALVTQQPVLIAIIDLDNTSYHNDYLNITYNSSWVVHNLTHVLSRYGYNYTISSNESIVKNPKIDLAVVIPKGFAKNSTLLNTTARVIIYRKAGVQAAERAEATVNSVLYYLSMKLSDEKINSLSKILNITIIPQALRKPIQSRTEVVTITGVPAQPGFELKAAFARILVLALSFVVTPAASYVIDGIVGERERKTMELLISSPASLNSIIYSKMIAATILGLITAVADALGLVAYMFLLSIASGIGLGVIVDPMLLLIHSITAFFTILATITIALPFITRTKGIRSASNIAGIVTTIGIVFFFTGFLVDYIRLPPEILYPLYIVPYVHSILVIQSYMLGYVLRSILHISVLAIVSIGLLVLATKTINTEKLLIAQS; encoded by the coding sequence ATGAGGACAACTTATTTTATAAGGGTACTTATGTGGAAAGAACTCACAGATCTAATTAGAGATAAGAAGACATTGTTTACAAGCATACTTCTACCATTAATAATGCTTCCCTTAATCGGATTACTGGGTGTAGCACTTGTCACACAACAGCCTGTTCTAATCGCAATCATTGATCTTGATAATACGAGCTATCATAATGATTACTTAAATATAACATATAATTCTTCATGGGTTGTCCACAATTTAACCCATGTATTATCCCGTTACGGATACAACTATACTATTTCCAGTAATGAAAGCATAGTTAAGAATCCGAAGATAGACTTAGCAGTTGTTATACCTAAGGGGTTCGCTAAAAACTCTACATTACTAAATACTACTGCTAGAGTAATTATTTATAGGAAAGCAGGTGTTCAAGCAGCTGAGAGAGCTGAAGCTACTGTTAACAGCGTACTATATTATTTATCCATGAAGTTATCTGATGAAAAGATTAATTCGTTATCAAAGATACTAAATATTACAATTATCCCGCAAGCTCTTAGAAAACCTATACAGAGTAGGACTGAAGTGGTTACAATAACTGGTGTTCCAGCACAGCCAGGGTTCGAATTAAAGGCTGCTTTTGCTAGAATACTTGTTTTAGCTCTTAGCTTTGTGGTGACTCCGGCTGCATCATATGTTATAGATGGTATAGTGGGTGAGAGGGAGAGAAAAACTATGGAACTACTTATTTCAAGCCCTGCCTCTCTTAATTCTATTATTTATTCTAAAATGATTGCTGCTACAATTCTAGGATTGATAACAGCTGTTGCTGATGCGTTGGGGTTGGTGGCTTATATGTTCTTATTAAGTATTGCTTCAGGTATAGGTCTCGGCGTAATAGTTGATCCGATGCTTCTACTTATACATTCCATAACCGCTTTCTTCACGATATTAGCAACTATAACTATAGCATTACCATTTATAACTAGAACTAAAGGTATAAGGAGCGCATCAAATATTGCTGGAATAGTGACAACTATTGGAATAGTATTCTTCTTTACAGGCTTCTTAGTAGACTATATAAGGCTTCCCCCAGAAATACTTTACCCACTATATATAGTTCCATATGTTCACAGCATACTGGTTATACAATCCTATATGCTCGGATATGTTTTGAGATCAATACTTCATATTAGCGTATTAGCGATTGTTAGCATAGGATTACTAGTATTAGCTACAAAAACGATCAATACGGAAAAACTATTAATCGCTCAATCCTAG
- a CDS encoding ABC transporter ATP-binding protein, with translation MSDYRLQVIDLHKIYNNKTYAVRGISFNIKPGEIFGLIGPNGAGKTTTLRIIAGLLKPTRGKVLFEGANLVENIGIAKKNIGYLPEEAGVYSRLTGYEHLKLYAMLYEVGDVEKMIKYGAELSGLGDKLRKRAETYSKGMKRRLLLALVLMRKPALAILDEPTSGLDVYASVRVRHMIKKYVKETNSSVLLSSHNMLEVEYLCDRVAFIHQGKIFVEGTPEEIKDLYGADNLEEAFVKAVEETRG, from the coding sequence TTGAGTGATTATAGGCTTCAAGTAATCGATCTACATAAGATCTATAATAATAAAACATATGCTGTTAGGGGAATAAGTTTCAATATAAAACCAGGCGAAATATTCGGGTTAATAGGGCCTAATGGAGCGGGAAAGACGACAACACTTAGAATAATAGCTGGTTTATTAAAACCTACAAGGGGAAAAGTATTATTTGAAGGAGCAAACCTGGTTGAAAACATAGGCATAGCTAAGAAAAACATAGGCTACTTACCTGAAGAAGCAGGGGTTTATTCTAGGTTAACCGGTTATGAACACTTAAAACTGTATGCTATGCTTTATGAAGTAGGAGATGTAGAGAAAATGATCAAGTATGGCGCGGAACTTAGTGGTTTAGGCGATAAATTAAGGAAAAGAGCGGAAACATATAGTAAAGGTATGAAGCGTCGGCTACTGCTTGCCCTAGTATTGATGAGAAAGCCTGCCTTAGCTATACTGGATGAGCCAACTAGTGGATTAGATGTTTATGCATCTGTAAGAGTTAGGCATATGATTAAGAAATACGTTAAAGAAACAAATTCCTCTGTGCTACTTAGCAGTCATAACATGTTAGAAGTCGAATACTTATGTGATAGGGTTGCATTTATTCATCAAGGCAAAATATTTGTTGAAGGAACACCTGAGGAGATAAAGGATCTTTATGGTGCTGATAACTTAGAAGAAGCATTTGTAAAAGCGGTGGAGGAAACCCGGGGATGA